From a single Phaenicophaeus curvirostris isolate KB17595 chromosome 8, BPBGC_Pcur_1.0, whole genome shotgun sequence genomic region:
- the LOC138723092 gene encoding SERPINE1 mRNA-binding protein 1-like isoform X2, which yields MPGHLQEGFGCVVTNRFDQLFDDESDPFEVLRAAETRRKESGGGGGGQGGGGARGGPAGAQNSSSGGAGGGGPGQAGAGGGPGSAAKQLRRESQKERKNPLPPFAASAGSDRREEGSGQPGAPLRKEGIRRIGRRPDQQQQQQQQQQGEGKPIDRRPERRPPRERRFDKPADEKGEGGEFSVDKPILDRPMRGRGGLGRGRGRGRGMGRGDGFDSRGKREFDRHSGSDRSGLKHEDKRGGSGSHNWGTVKDELTELDQSAVTEETPEGEEHPPADSENKENEVEEVKEEGPKEMTLDEWKAIQSKDRAKVEFNIRKPNEGADGQWKKGFVLHKSKSEETKAMTEMQGSLLESNEAHAEDSVMDHHFRKPANDITSQLEINFGDLGRPGRGGRGGRGGRGRGGRASRGGRTDKLVKEFDVIHTPNQSSASAPDVDDPEAFPALS from the exons ATGCCCGGACACCTGCAGGAGGGCTTCGGCTGCGTCGTCACCAACCGCTTCGACCAGCTCTTTGATGACGAGTCCGACCCCTTCGAGGTGCTGCGGGCGGCCGAGACCCGGAGGAAAgagagcggcggcggcggcgggggccaagggggcggcggggcccgcGGCGGCCCGGCGGGCGCCCAGAACAGCTCCtcgggcggggcgggcggcggcggcccggGCCAGGCGGGCGCGGGCGGCGGCCCCGGCAGCGCGGCCAAGCAGCTGCGCAGGGAGTCCCAGAAGGAGCGCAAGAACCCGCTGCCGCCCTTCGCCGCCTCCGCCGGGAGCGACCGCCGGGAGGAGGGCAGCGGGCAGCCCGGCGCGCCGCTGCGGAAGGAGG GGATAAGACGTATTGGCAGGAGGCCTgatcagcagcagcaacagcagcaacaacagcagGGTGAAGGCAAGCCTATTGACAGGAGACCGGAGAGACGACCTCCTCGTGAGCGCCGCTTTGATAAACCTGCCGATGAGAAGGGTGAAGGAGGAGAATTTTCTGTTGACAA ACCCATTCTTGACCGACCTATGCGTGGACGTGGTGGACTTGGAAGAGGACGTGGGCGTGGACGTGGAATGGGCAGAGGAGATGGGTTTGACTCCCGTGGCAAACGTGAATTTGACAGGCATAGTGGCAGCGATAGATC CGGCCTGAAGCATGAGGACAAGCGTGGTGGCAGTGGATCACACAACTGGGGAACCGTCAAAGATGAGCTAAC CGAATTGGATCAGTCAGCTGTAACTGAGGAAACGCCAGAGGGAGAGGAACATCCGCCTGCTGATTCTGAAAATAA GGAGAATGAGGTTGAAGAGGTTAAGGAGGAAGGTCCTAAGGAAATGACCCTGGATGAGTGGAAAGCTATTCAAAGTAAGGATCGTGCAAAAGTTGAGTTCAACATCCGTAAACCAAATGAGGGTGCTGATGGGCAATGGAAAAAAGGATTCGTTCTTCACAAGTCAAAGAGCGAGGAG ACAAAGGCGATGACAGAAATGCAGGGGAGTCTGCTGGAGTCAAATGAG GCTCATGCTGAGGACTCTGTAATGGATCATCACTTCCGCAAGCCAGCAAATGATATTACATCCCAGCTGGAGATAAACTTTGGAGACCTTGGCCGCCCCGGACGTGGTGGCAGAGGGGGACGAGGAGGACGAGGGCGTGGTGGCAGGGCCAGCCGTGGAGGCAGAACTGACAAG TTGGTTAAGGAGTTCGATGTGATCCACACACCTAACCAG TCAAGTGCTTCTGCTCCTGATGTAGATGATCCAGAGgctttcccagctctgtcctAA
- the LOC138723092 gene encoding SERPINE1 mRNA-binding protein 1-like isoform X4, producing the protein MPGHLQEGFGCVVTNRFDQLFDDESDPFEVLRAAETRRKESGGGGGGQGGGGARGGPAGAQNSSSGGAGGGGPGQAGAGGGPGSAAKQLRRESQKERKNPLPPFAASAGSDRREEGSGQPGAPLRKEGIRRIGRRPDQQQQQQQQQQGEGKPIDRRPERRPPRERRFDKPADEKGEGGEFSVDKPILDRPMRGRGGLGRGRGRGRGMGRGDGFDSRGKREFDRHSGSDRSGLKHEDKRGGSGSHNWGTVKDELTELDQSAVTEETPEGEEHPPADSENKENEVEEVKEEGPKEMTLDEWKAIQSKDRAKVEFNIRKPNEGADGQWKKGFVLHKSKSEEAHAEDSVMDHHFRKPANDITSQLEINFGDLGRPGRGGRGGRGGRGRGGRASRGGRTDKLVKEFDVIHTPNQSSASAPDVDDPEAFPALS; encoded by the exons ATGCCCGGACACCTGCAGGAGGGCTTCGGCTGCGTCGTCACCAACCGCTTCGACCAGCTCTTTGATGACGAGTCCGACCCCTTCGAGGTGCTGCGGGCGGCCGAGACCCGGAGGAAAgagagcggcggcggcggcgggggccaagggggcggcggggcccgcGGCGGCCCGGCGGGCGCCCAGAACAGCTCCtcgggcggggcgggcggcggcggcccggGCCAGGCGGGCGCGGGCGGCGGCCCCGGCAGCGCGGCCAAGCAGCTGCGCAGGGAGTCCCAGAAGGAGCGCAAGAACCCGCTGCCGCCCTTCGCCGCCTCCGCCGGGAGCGACCGCCGGGAGGAGGGCAGCGGGCAGCCCGGCGCGCCGCTGCGGAAGGAGG GGATAAGACGTATTGGCAGGAGGCCTgatcagcagcagcaacagcagcaacaacagcagGGTGAAGGCAAGCCTATTGACAGGAGACCGGAGAGACGACCTCCTCGTGAGCGCCGCTTTGATAAACCTGCCGATGAGAAGGGTGAAGGAGGAGAATTTTCTGTTGACAA ACCCATTCTTGACCGACCTATGCGTGGACGTGGTGGACTTGGAAGAGGACGTGGGCGTGGACGTGGAATGGGCAGAGGAGATGGGTTTGACTCCCGTGGCAAACGTGAATTTGACAGGCATAGTGGCAGCGATAGATC CGGCCTGAAGCATGAGGACAAGCGTGGTGGCAGTGGATCACACAACTGGGGAACCGTCAAAGATGAGCTAAC CGAATTGGATCAGTCAGCTGTAACTGAGGAAACGCCAGAGGGAGAGGAACATCCGCCTGCTGATTCTGAAAATAA GGAGAATGAGGTTGAAGAGGTTAAGGAGGAAGGTCCTAAGGAAATGACCCTGGATGAGTGGAAAGCTATTCAAAGTAAGGATCGTGCAAAAGTTGAGTTCAACATCCGTAAACCAAATGAGGGTGCTGATGGGCAATGGAAAAAAGGATTCGTTCTTCACAAGTCAAAGAGCGAGGAG GCTCATGCTGAGGACTCTGTAATGGATCATCACTTCCGCAAGCCAGCAAATGATATTACATCCCAGCTGGAGATAAACTTTGGAGACCTTGGCCGCCCCGGACGTGGTGGCAGAGGGGGACGAGGAGGACGAGGGCGTGGTGGCAGGGCCAGCCGTGGAGGCAGAACTGACAAG TTGGTTAAGGAGTTCGATGTGATCCACACACCTAACCAG TCAAGTGCTTCTGCTCCTGATGTAGATGATCCAGAGgctttcccagctctgtcctAA
- the LOC138723092 gene encoding SERPINE1 mRNA-binding protein 1-like isoform X3, with protein MPGHLQEGFGCVVTNRFDQLFDDESDPFEVLRAAETRRKESGGGGGGQGGGGARGGPAGAQNSSSGGAGGGGPGQAGAGGGPGSAAKQLRRESQKERKNPLPPFAASAGSDRREEGSGQPGAPLRKEGIRRIGRRPDQQQQQQQQQQGEGKPIDRRPERRPPRERRFDKPADEKGEGGEFSVDKPILDRPMRGRGGLGRGRGRGRGMGRGDGFDSRGKREFDRHSGSDRSSVSHSHFSGLKHEDKRGGSGSHNWGTVKDELTELDQSAVTEETPEGEEHPPADSENKENEVEEVKEEGPKEMTLDEWKAIQSKDRAKVEFNIRKPNEGADGQWKKGFVLHKSKSEEAHAEDSVMDHHFRKPANDITSQLEINFGDLGRPGRGGRGGRGGRGRGGRASRGGRTDKLVKEFDVIHTPNQSSASAPDVDDPEAFPALS; from the exons ATGCCCGGACACCTGCAGGAGGGCTTCGGCTGCGTCGTCACCAACCGCTTCGACCAGCTCTTTGATGACGAGTCCGACCCCTTCGAGGTGCTGCGGGCGGCCGAGACCCGGAGGAAAgagagcggcggcggcggcgggggccaagggggcggcggggcccgcGGCGGCCCGGCGGGCGCCCAGAACAGCTCCtcgggcggggcgggcggcggcggcccggGCCAGGCGGGCGCGGGCGGCGGCCCCGGCAGCGCGGCCAAGCAGCTGCGCAGGGAGTCCCAGAAGGAGCGCAAGAACCCGCTGCCGCCCTTCGCCGCCTCCGCCGGGAGCGACCGCCGGGAGGAGGGCAGCGGGCAGCCCGGCGCGCCGCTGCGGAAGGAGG GGATAAGACGTATTGGCAGGAGGCCTgatcagcagcagcaacagcagcaacaacagcagGGTGAAGGCAAGCCTATTGACAGGAGACCGGAGAGACGACCTCCTCGTGAGCGCCGCTTTGATAAACCTGCCGATGAGAAGGGTGAAGGAGGAGAATTTTCTGTTGACAA ACCCATTCTTGACCGACCTATGCGTGGACGTGGTGGACTTGGAAGAGGACGTGGGCGTGGACGTGGAATGGGCAGAGGAGATGGGTTTGACTCCCGTGGCAAACGTGAATTTGACAGGCATAGTGGCAGCGATAGATC TTCTGTTTCACATTCACATTTCAGCGGCCTGAAGCATGAGGACAAGCGTGGTGGCAGTGGATCACACAACTGGGGAACCGTCAAAGATGAGCTAAC CGAATTGGATCAGTCAGCTGTAACTGAGGAAACGCCAGAGGGAGAGGAACATCCGCCTGCTGATTCTGAAAATAA GGAGAATGAGGTTGAAGAGGTTAAGGAGGAAGGTCCTAAGGAAATGACCCTGGATGAGTGGAAAGCTATTCAAAGTAAGGATCGTGCAAAAGTTGAGTTCAACATCCGTAAACCAAATGAGGGTGCTGATGGGCAATGGAAAAAAGGATTCGTTCTTCACAAGTCAAAGAGCGAGGAG GCTCATGCTGAGGACTCTGTAATGGATCATCACTTCCGCAAGCCAGCAAATGATATTACATCCCAGCTGGAGATAAACTTTGGAGACCTTGGCCGCCCCGGACGTGGTGGCAGAGGGGGACGAGGAGGACGAGGGCGTGGTGGCAGGGCCAGCCGTGGAGGCAGAACTGACAAG TTGGTTAAGGAGTTCGATGTGATCCACACACCTAACCAG TCAAGTGCTTCTGCTCCTGATGTAGATGATCCAGAGgctttcccagctctgtcctAA
- the LOC138723092 gene encoding SERPINE1 mRNA-binding protein 1-like isoform X1 — protein MPGHLQEGFGCVVTNRFDQLFDDESDPFEVLRAAETRRKESGGGGGGQGGGGARGGPAGAQNSSSGGAGGGGPGQAGAGGGPGSAAKQLRRESQKERKNPLPPFAASAGSDRREEGSGQPGAPLRKEGIRRIGRRPDQQQQQQQQQQGEGKPIDRRPERRPPRERRFDKPADEKGEGGEFSVDKPILDRPMRGRGGLGRGRGRGRGMGRGDGFDSRGKREFDRHSGSDRSSVSHSHFSGLKHEDKRGGSGSHNWGTVKDELTELDQSAVTEETPEGEEHPPADSENKENEVEEVKEEGPKEMTLDEWKAIQSKDRAKVEFNIRKPNEGADGQWKKGFVLHKSKSEETKAMTEMQGSLLESNEAHAEDSVMDHHFRKPANDITSQLEINFGDLGRPGRGGRGGRGGRGRGGRASRGGRTDKLVKEFDVIHTPNQSSASAPDVDDPEAFPALS, from the exons ATGCCCGGACACCTGCAGGAGGGCTTCGGCTGCGTCGTCACCAACCGCTTCGACCAGCTCTTTGATGACGAGTCCGACCCCTTCGAGGTGCTGCGGGCGGCCGAGACCCGGAGGAAAgagagcggcggcggcggcgggggccaagggggcggcggggcccgcGGCGGCCCGGCGGGCGCCCAGAACAGCTCCtcgggcggggcgggcggcggcggcccggGCCAGGCGGGCGCGGGCGGCGGCCCCGGCAGCGCGGCCAAGCAGCTGCGCAGGGAGTCCCAGAAGGAGCGCAAGAACCCGCTGCCGCCCTTCGCCGCCTCCGCCGGGAGCGACCGCCGGGAGGAGGGCAGCGGGCAGCCCGGCGCGCCGCTGCGGAAGGAGG GGATAAGACGTATTGGCAGGAGGCCTgatcagcagcagcaacagcagcaacaacagcagGGTGAAGGCAAGCCTATTGACAGGAGACCGGAGAGACGACCTCCTCGTGAGCGCCGCTTTGATAAACCTGCCGATGAGAAGGGTGAAGGAGGAGAATTTTCTGTTGACAA ACCCATTCTTGACCGACCTATGCGTGGACGTGGTGGACTTGGAAGAGGACGTGGGCGTGGACGTGGAATGGGCAGAGGAGATGGGTTTGACTCCCGTGGCAAACGTGAATTTGACAGGCATAGTGGCAGCGATAGATC TTCTGTTTCACATTCACATTTCAGCGGCCTGAAGCATGAGGACAAGCGTGGTGGCAGTGGATCACACAACTGGGGAACCGTCAAAGATGAGCTAAC CGAATTGGATCAGTCAGCTGTAACTGAGGAAACGCCAGAGGGAGAGGAACATCCGCCTGCTGATTCTGAAAATAA GGAGAATGAGGTTGAAGAGGTTAAGGAGGAAGGTCCTAAGGAAATGACCCTGGATGAGTGGAAAGCTATTCAAAGTAAGGATCGTGCAAAAGTTGAGTTCAACATCCGTAAACCAAATGAGGGTGCTGATGGGCAATGGAAAAAAGGATTCGTTCTTCACAAGTCAAAGAGCGAGGAG ACAAAGGCGATGACAGAAATGCAGGGGAGTCTGCTGGAGTCAAATGAG GCTCATGCTGAGGACTCTGTAATGGATCATCACTTCCGCAAGCCAGCAAATGATATTACATCCCAGCTGGAGATAAACTTTGGAGACCTTGGCCGCCCCGGACGTGGTGGCAGAGGGGGACGAGGAGGACGAGGGCGTGGTGGCAGGGCCAGCCGTGGAGGCAGAACTGACAAG TTGGTTAAGGAGTTCGATGTGATCCACACACCTAACCAG TCAAGTGCTTCTGCTCCTGATGTAGATGATCCAGAGgctttcccagctctgtcctAA